The proteins below are encoded in one region of Streptomyces ficellus:
- a CDS encoding ABC transporter permease, translating into MTTAPYQQQQYTSPIPVRRAHLGDALASEWTKIRSVRSTMWTLGVMVLLMVGVGLLAVVAINATDTDMGGEPVLGLGFNGVLLGSICVVTLGVLTISSEYGTGMIRTTLTACPSRSRVLAAKAIVFFLVTLVVTSITAALVAAMQSAMLDGGSATGEQWVRATLGAGLFTAVLGLFAMAVGALVRHSAGAITIMIGLMLLPLVAGMFMSSMPEVQEFLFQYSVPSLLIAFYSETGLTEGGPHGWTPLWILSGVTAVMLAGAFFATERRDV; encoded by the coding sequence ATGACCACCGCCCCCTACCAGCAGCAGCAGTACACCTCCCCCATCCCGGTGCGCCGCGCCCACCTCGGGGACGCGCTCGCCTCGGAGTGGACGAAGATCCGCTCGGTGCGCTCCACGATGTGGACGCTCGGCGTGATGGTCCTGCTCATGGTCGGCGTCGGGCTGCTCGCCGTCGTCGCCATCAACGCGACCGACACGGACATGGGCGGGGAGCCCGTCCTCGGGCTGGGCTTCAACGGCGTGCTGCTCGGCTCGATCTGCGTCGTCACGCTGGGCGTGCTGACCATCTCGTCCGAGTACGGCACCGGCATGATCCGTACGACGCTGACGGCGTGCCCGAGCCGCAGCCGGGTGCTGGCCGCCAAGGCCATCGTCTTCTTCCTGGTCACCCTGGTGGTCACCTCGATCACGGCGGCCCTGGTCGCGGCGATGCAGAGCGCGATGCTCGACGGGGGCAGCGCCACCGGTGAGCAGTGGGTGCGCGCGACGCTCGGTGCGGGCCTGTTCACGGCGGTGCTCGGCCTGTTCGCGATGGCCGTGGGCGCGCTGGTCCGCCACTCGGCCGGGGCGATCACCATCATGATCGGCCTGATGCTGCTCCCGCTGGTGGCCGGCATGTTCATGTCCTCGATGCCGGAGGTGCAGGAGTTCCTGTTCCAGTACTCGGTGCCGAGCCTGCTCATCGCCTTCTACAGCGAGACGGGTCTGACCGAGGGGGGCCCGCACGGCTGGACGCCGCTGTGGATCCTGAGCGGCGTGACCGCCGTCATGCTGGCCGGCGCGTTCTTCGCCACGGAGCGGCGCGACGTGTGA
- a CDS encoding ABC transporter ATP-binding protein gives MIEAVGLTKRYGAKTAVYNLSFQVRPGTVTGFLGPNGSGKSTTMRMILGLDRPTSGHVTIGGHPFRQLPNAPRQVGALLDAKAVHGGRTARNHLLSLAQLAGIPARRVDEVLGVVGLQDVARKRSNGFSLGMGQRLGIAAALLGDPQVLLFDEPVNGLDPEGILWVRNLMKALAAEGRTVFVSSHLMSEMALTAEHLIVIGRGQLLADMSVKDFISANSADFARVRTPQTDPAQRDKLMGVLAEAGGQVLSEPDGALRVTGLPLPRISDLAHEADVRVWELSPHQASLEEAYMRLTQGAVDYRSTTDQRAGLMQQPDPMGYAPPQQVAVPDVPQQGWYAPPPPGQNPYAAGQQHPAPPAQQPAPPAGPPAPVQAPAAPPAPAAAPADLSKSEDAR, from the coding sequence ATGATCGAGGCAGTCGGCCTGACGAAGCGCTACGGCGCCAAGACGGCCGTGTACAACCTTTCCTTCCAGGTGAGGCCGGGGACCGTGACCGGCTTCCTGGGACCGAACGGCTCCGGCAAGTCCACGACGATGCGCATGATCCTCGGGCTGGACCGGCCGACGTCCGGCCATGTGACCATCGGCGGCCACCCCTTCCGGCAGCTGCCGAACGCGCCGCGGCAGGTGGGCGCCCTGCTCGACGCCAAGGCCGTGCACGGCGGCCGCACCGCCCGCAACCACCTGCTGTCGCTGGCGCAGCTCGCCGGCATCCCGGCGCGCCGCGTCGACGAGGTGCTCGGGGTCGTCGGCCTCCAGGACGTGGCCCGCAAGCGGTCCAACGGGTTCTCGCTCGGCATGGGGCAGCGCCTCGGCATCGCCGCCGCGCTGCTCGGCGACCCGCAGGTGCTGCTGTTCGACGAACCGGTCAACGGCCTGGACCCCGAGGGCATCCTCTGGGTGCGCAACCTGATGAAGGCGCTGGCCGCCGAGGGCCGGACGGTCTTCGTCTCCTCGCACCTGATGAGCGAGATGGCCCTCACCGCCGAGCACCTCATCGTCATCGGCCGCGGCCAGCTGCTGGCCGACATGAGCGTCAAGGACTTCATCTCGGCCAACTCCGCGGACTTCGCGCGGGTGCGTACGCCGCAGACCGACCCCGCGCAGCGGGACAAGCTCATGGGCGTGCTCGCCGAGGCCGGCGGCCAGGTCCTCTCGGAGCCGGACGGCGCCCTGCGCGTGACCGGGCTGCCGCTCCCCCGCATCAGCGACCTCGCGCACGAGGCCGACGTACGCGTCTGGGAGCTGTCGCCGCACCAGGCCTCGCTGGAGGAGGCGTACATGCGCCTGACCCAGGGCGCCGTGGACTACCGCTCGACGACCGACCAGCGGGCCGGCCTGATGCAGCAGCCGGACCCGATGGGCTACGCGCCCCCGCAGCAGGTCGCCGTCCCGGACGTGCCGCAGCAGGGCTGGTACGCCCCGCCGCCGCCCGGACAGAACCCGTACGCGGCCGGACAGCAGCACCCCGCGCCGCCGGCCCAGCAGCCCGCGCCGCCCGCCGGCCCCCCGGCGCCCGTGCAGGCCCCCGCCGCGCCGCCCGCGCCCGCCGCGGCCCCCGCAGACCTGAGCAAGAGCGAGGACGCCCGATGA
- the scy gene encoding polarized growth protein Scy codes for MRGYERQESHRADDHLSRFEAEMDRLKTEREKAVQHAEDLGYQVEVLRAKLHEARRTIASRPAYDNADIGYQAEQLLRNAQVQAEQLRSDAERELREARAQTQRILQEHAEHQARLQAELHAEAVQRRQRLDQELSERRQTVEAHVNENVAWAEQLRARTEAQARRLMEESRAEAEQSLAAARAEATRLAEEARRRLGAETETARAEAEAILLRARKDAERLLNAASTQAQEATSHAEQLRTATTAESDQARQQAAELSRSAEQRMAEAEERLREARAEADKVVAEARESAAKRLSSAESETEQRTRTAKAEIARLVGEATKESEALKAEAEQALADARAAAEKLVAEASEKARTAAAEDSAAQLAKAARTAEEVLSKASEDAQETTRKASEEAERIRREAESEADRLRAEAHDTAEQLKGAAKDDTKEYRAKTVGLQEEARRLRGEAEQLRAEAISEGERIRGEARREAVQQIEEAAKTAEELLTKAKADADELRTGAAAESERVRTEAIERATALRKQAEETLERTREEADRLRADAEEQAESVRAAAELAAAELREETERGIAARQAEAAEELTRLHTEAEARLSAAEQALSDARSEGDRIRREAAEETERQRGEAAERIRTLQAQAEQEAERLRTEAAADASGARAEAENAAVRLRTEAAAEAERLKSEAQESADRVRAEAQAAAERVTAEAAEELAAAREEANRRRREAEETLGAARGEADQERERAREQSEELLASARKRVEEAQTEAQRLVEEADRRATEMVSAAEQTAQQVRDAVAGLHEQAEEEIAGLRSAAEHVAERTRGEAQEEADRVRSDAYAERERAAEDAGRVRQRAQEEAEAAKALAERTMADAIAESERLRSDTAEYAQRMRTEASDALASAEQDATRTRAEAREDANRIRSEAAEQADRLVGEATGESERMTAEAAELLATAERDAARLRAEAEQVKADGEARAEELRAAARADGEQVLDEARKAADKRRADAAEQADQLIGEATGEAERIGAETAERVERLVAEATAEAERLVAEATGEAERLRAEAAETVGSAQQAAERIRAEAERLRTESEAAAEQLRSEARSEADRVVDEAREAAAKRRADAAEQADQLVAKAQEEALRATAEAESQADTMVGAARKEAERIVSEATVEGNSLVEKARTDADELLVGARGDATAIRERSEELRRRTEAEIEELHERARRESAEQMKSAGERVDKLVKAATEQRAEAEAKAKELLADANSEASKVRISAVKKAEGLLKEAEQKKATLTREAEKIKADAEREAGKMISEGKRELEVLVRRREDIQAEISRVQDVLEALESFEAPTGGTKEGGVKATAAAGVTRSSGKSTDE; via the coding sequence GTGCGGGGCTACGAACGCCAGGAGAGCCACCGGGCTGACGACCACCTTTCGCGGTTCGAGGCCGAGATGGACCGGCTGAAGACCGAGCGGGAGAAGGCCGTCCAGCACGCCGAGGACCTCGGTTACCAGGTCGAGGTGCTGCGCGCCAAGCTCCATGAGGCGCGCCGCACGATCGCGTCCCGGCCGGCGTACGACAACGCCGACATCGGCTACCAGGCCGAGCAGTTGCTGCGGAACGCCCAGGTCCAGGCCGAGCAGCTGCGCTCGGACGCGGAGCGGGAGCTGCGCGAGGCCCGGGCGCAGACGCAGCGGATACTGCAGGAGCACGCGGAGCACCAGGCGCGTCTGCAGGCCGAGTTGCACGCCGAGGCGGTGCAGCGGCGCCAGCGGCTGGACCAGGAGCTGTCGGAGCGCCGCCAGACGGTCGAGGCGCACGTCAACGAGAACGTGGCGTGGGCGGAGCAGCTGCGGGCCCGCACCGAGGCGCAGGCCCGCCGACTGATGGAGGAGTCCCGCGCGGAGGCCGAGCAGTCCCTGGCCGCGGCCCGCGCGGAGGCCACCCGGCTCGCGGAGGAGGCGCGCCGGCGGCTGGGCGCGGAGACCGAGACGGCCCGCGCGGAGGCCGAGGCGATCCTGCTGCGGGCCCGCAAGGACGCCGAGCGGCTGCTGAACGCCGCGTCGACGCAGGCGCAGGAGGCCACCAGCCACGCCGAGCAGCTGCGTACGGCGACGACCGCCGAGTCGGACCAGGCGCGTCAGCAGGCGGCCGAGCTGAGCCGGTCGGCCGAGCAGCGGATGGCCGAGGCGGAGGAGCGGCTGCGCGAGGCCCGCGCGGAGGCGGACAAGGTCGTCGCGGAGGCCCGTGAGTCGGCGGCCAAGCGGCTGTCGAGCGCCGAGTCGGAGACCGAGCAGCGCACCCGTACGGCGAAGGCGGAGATCGCCCGGCTGGTCGGGGAGGCGACGAAGGAGTCCGAGGCGCTCAAGGCGGAGGCCGAGCAGGCGCTGGCCGACGCGCGCGCGGCGGCGGAGAAGCTGGTCGCGGAGGCGTCCGAGAAGGCGCGTACGGCGGCGGCGGAGGATTCGGCGGCGCAGCTCGCGAAGGCTGCCCGTACCGCCGAGGAGGTCCTGTCCAAGGCGTCGGAGGACGCGCAGGAGACCACCCGCAAGGCGTCGGAGGAGGCGGAGCGGATCCGCCGCGAGGCGGAGTCCGAGGCGGACCGGCTGCGGGCCGAGGCGCACGACACGGCGGAGCAGCTCAAGGGCGCCGCGAAGGACGACACCAAGGAGTACCGCGCCAAGACGGTCGGGCTCCAGGAGGAGGCGCGCCGGCTGCGGGGCGAGGCCGAGCAGCTGCGGGCGGAGGCGATCTCCGAGGGTGAGCGGATCCGGGGCGAGGCGCGGCGCGAGGCGGTCCAGCAGATCGAGGAGGCGGCGAAGACCGCCGAGGAGCTGCTGACCAAGGCGAAGGCGGACGCGGACGAGCTGCGGACCGGGGCGGCGGCGGAGAGCGAGCGGGTCCGCACCGAGGCGATCGAGCGGGCGACCGCCCTGCGCAAGCAGGCCGAGGAGACGCTGGAGCGCACCCGCGAGGAGGCCGACCGGCTGCGCGCGGACGCCGAGGAGCAGGCGGAGTCGGTGCGGGCGGCGGCCGAACTGGCCGCGGCGGAGCTGCGCGAGGAGACCGAGCGGGGCATCGCGGCCCGGCAGGCGGAGGCCGCCGAGGAGCTGACGCGGCTGCACACCGAGGCGGAGGCCCGTCTCTCCGCGGCCGAGCAGGCGCTGTCCGACGCGCGGTCGGAGGGCGACCGGATCCGCCGCGAGGCCGCCGAGGAGACGGAGCGGCAGCGCGGCGAGGCCGCCGAGCGGATCCGTACGCTCCAGGCGCAGGCCGAGCAGGAGGCGGAGCGGCTGCGCACCGAGGCGGCGGCGGACGCGTCGGGCGCCCGTGCCGAGGCGGAGAACGCGGCGGTGCGGCTGCGCACGGAGGCGGCCGCGGAGGCTGAGCGGCTGAAGTCGGAGGCGCAGGAGTCGGCCGACCGGGTGCGGGCGGAGGCGCAGGCGGCCGCCGAGCGGGTCACGGCCGAGGCGGCCGAGGAGCTGGCCGCCGCGCGGGAGGAGGCGAACCGGCGCCGCCGCGAGGCGGAGGAGACGCTGGGTGCCGCGCGCGGCGAGGCGGACCAGGAGCGGGAGCGGGCGCGCGAGCAGAGCGAGGAGCTGCTGGCGTCGGCGCGCAAGCGGGTCGAGGAGGCGCAGACCGAGGCGCAGCGGCTGGTCGAGGAGGCGGACCGGCGGGCGACCGAGATGGTGTCGGCCGCCGAGCAGACGGCGCAGCAGGTGCGGGACGCGGTCGCGGGGCTGCACGAGCAGGCCGAGGAGGAGATCGCCGGGCTGCGGTCGGCGGCCGAGCATGTCGCGGAGCGCACGCGCGGCGAGGCGCAGGAGGAGGCGGACCGGGTCCGTTCCGACGCGTACGCGGAGCGGGAGCGGGCCGCGGAGGACGCCGGCCGGGTCCGGCAGCGGGCCCAGGAGGAGGCGGAGGCCGCCAAGGCGCTCGCGGAGCGCACGATGGCGGACGCGATCGCGGAGTCGGAGCGGCTGAGGTCGGACACGGCCGAGTACGCGCAGCGGATGCGGACGGAGGCGTCGGACGCGCTGGCGTCGGCGGAGCAGGACGCGACGCGGACGCGGGCGGAGGCCCGGGAGGACGCGAACCGCATCCGGTCGGAGGCGGCGGAGCAGGCGGACCGGCTGGTCGGCGAGGCGACGGGCGAGTCGGAGCGGATGACCGCCGAGGCGGCCGAGCTGCTGGCGACGGCGGAGCGGGACGCGGCGCGGCTGCGCGCGGAGGCCGAGCAGGTCAAGGCGGACGGCGAGGCGCGGGCCGAGGAGTTGCGGGCGGCCGCCCGGGCGGACGGCGAGCAGGTCCTGGACGAGGCGCGGAAGGCGGCAGACAAGCGGCGCGCGGACGCGGCCGAGCAGGCGGACCAGCTGATCGGCGAGGCGACGGGCGAGGCCGAGCGGATCGGCGCGGAGACCGCGGAGCGGGTGGAGCGGCTGGTCGCGGAGGCGACGGCGGAGGCCGAGCGGCTGGTGGCCGAGGCGACCGGCGAGGCGGAGCGGCTGCGGGCGGAGGCCGCGGAGACCGTCGGTTCGGCGCAGCAGGCCGCGGAGCGGATCCGCGCGGAGGCGGAGCGGCTGCGCACGGAGTCGGAGGCGGCGGCCGAGCAGCTGCGCTCCGAGGCGCGGTCCGAGGCGGACCGGGTGGTGGACGAGGCGCGCGAGGCGGCGGCCAAGCGGCGGGCGGACGCGGCGGAGCAGGCCGACCAGCTCGTCGCGAAGGCGCAGGAGGAGGCGCTGCGGGCCACGGCCGAGGCGGAGTCGCAGGCCGACACGATGGTGGGCGCGGCGCGCAAGGAGGCGGAGCGGATCGTCTCGGAGGCGACCGTCGAGGGCAACTCGCTGGTGGAGAAGGCCCGTACGGACGCGGACGAGCTGCTGGTGGGTGCGCGTGGTGACGCGACGGCCATAAGGGAGCGGTCGGAGGAGCTGCGCCGGCGTACCGAGGCGGAGATCGAGGAGCTGCACGAGCGGGCCCGCCGGGAGAGCGCGGAGCAGATGAAGTCGGCGGGCGAGCGGGTCGACAAGCTGGTGAAGGCGGCGACCGAGCAGCGGGCCGAGGCGGAGGCGAAGGCCAAGGAGCTGCTGGCGGACGCGAATTCGGAGGCGAGCAAGGTCCGGATCTCGGCGGTGAAGAAGGCGGAGGGGCTGCTGAAGGAGGCGGAGCAGAAGAAGGCGACGCTGACCCGCGAGGCGGAGAAGATCAAGGCGGACGCGGAGCGCGAGGCCGGGAAGATGATCTCCGAGGGGAAGCGGGAGCTGGAGGTTCTGGTGCGCCGCCGGGAGGACATCCAGGCCGAGATCTCCCGTGTCCAGGACGTACTGGAGGCGTTGGAATCTTTCGAGGCTCCCACGGGGGGTACGAAGGAGGGCGGGGTCAAGGCCACCGCGGCCGCGGGGGTTACCCGTTCGAGTGGCAAGTCAACCGACGAGTAA
- a CDS encoding NDP-hexose 2,3-dehydratase family protein, translated as MSAGTAVPTRLRPRVEQSLSARLARSAAATGGGCHLRTDQVAGWLAERARAHRFRVERVPLDGLDGWSFAPGTGDLRHHTGRFFSVVGLAVTVGEGPVPEWRQPIIHQPEVGILGILAKEFDGVLHFLVQAKMEPGNRNLLQISPTVQATRSNYQRVHQGSGVAYLEHFTDRSSGRILSDSLQSEHGAWFYRKVNRNMLVETEADVPVAPDYCWLTLGQIGELLRLDNVVNMDARTVISCFPVAEPGTGALRSDTELLSWFTAERARHEVEARTIPLADVDGWERDAHGLARPDGRYFRVTGVAVEAGSREVTGWSQPLIEPCDTGVAAFLYRVVDGVPHLLVNAKMEAGFLDRVELAPTVQATPRNWQHLPRERRPAFLDTVLAAAEEGRVRYEAVHSEEGGRFLNAEIRYMFVEADDTVAPLDPGPGYQWATPDQLSALSSHGHYLNVQARTLLSCVNAGAVRL; from the coding sequence ATGAGCGCCGGCACCGCCGTCCCCACCCGCCTGCGCCCCCGCGTGGAGCAGTCGCTGTCCGCCCGGCTCGCCCGGTCGGCGGCCGCCACGGGCGGCGGCTGCCACCTGCGGACGGACCAGGTCGCCGGCTGGCTGGCCGAGCGGGCCCGCGCCCACCGCTTCCGGGTGGAGCGCGTTCCGCTCGACGGCCTGGACGGATGGTCCTTCGCACCGGGTACGGGCGACCTGCGCCACCACACCGGCAGGTTCTTCTCCGTGGTGGGGCTCGCGGTCACCGTGGGGGAGGGGCCGGTGCCCGAGTGGCGCCAGCCGATCATCCACCAGCCGGAGGTCGGCATCCTCGGCATCCTCGCCAAGGAGTTCGACGGGGTCCTCCACTTCCTGGTGCAGGCCAAGATGGAACCCGGCAACCGCAACCTGCTCCAGATCTCGCCGACCGTCCAGGCCACCCGCAGCAATTACCAGCGGGTCCACCAGGGCTCCGGCGTCGCCTACCTGGAACACTTCACCGACCGGAGCTCGGGGCGGATCCTCAGCGACTCGCTCCAGTCGGAGCACGGCGCGTGGTTCTACCGCAAGGTCAACCGCAACATGCTGGTCGAGACCGAGGCGGACGTTCCGGTCGCGCCCGACTACTGCTGGCTGACCCTGGGCCAGATCGGGGAGCTGCTGCGGCTGGACAACGTGGTCAACATGGACGCCCGTACGGTCATCTCCTGCTTCCCGGTCGCGGAGCCCGGCACGGGCGCGCTGCGCTCCGACACGGAGCTGCTCTCGTGGTTCACCGCGGAGCGGGCCCGCCACGAGGTGGAGGCGCGGACGATACCGCTGGCCGACGTCGACGGCTGGGAGCGTGACGCGCACGGCCTCGCCCGGCCCGACGGCCGCTACTTCCGTGTCACGGGGGTCGCCGTCGAGGCGGGCAGCCGCGAGGTCACCGGCTGGTCCCAGCCCCTGATCGAGCCCTGCGACACGGGCGTCGCCGCCTTCCTGTACCGCGTTGTCGACGGTGTACCGCACCTGCTGGTCAACGCCAAGATGGAGGCCGGCTTCCTCGACAGGGTCGAACTGGCCCCGACGGTCCAGGCCACACCGAGGAACTGGCAGCACCTGCCGCGCGAGCGGCGTCCCGCGTTCCTCGACACGGTTCTGGCGGCGGCGGAGGAGGGCCGGGTCCGCTATGAGGCGGTCCACTCGGAGGAGGGCGGTCGGTTCCTCAACGCCGAGATCCGGTACATGTTCGTCGAGGCCGACGACACCGTAGCCCCGCTGGACCCCGGGCCCGGCTACCAGTGGGCGACGCCGGACCAGTTGAGCGCCCTGTCCTCGCACGGCCACTACCTGAACGTCCAGGCCCGGACGCTGCTCTCGTGCGTCAACGCGGGCGCCGTGCGCCTGTGA
- a CDS encoding ABC transporter ATP-binding protein, giving the protein MIELEGLTKRFGKKTAVDHLSFQVRPGVVTGFLGPNGAGKSTTMRMVLGLDHPTSGTVRIDGKHYRELDEPLKYIGALLEARGLHGGRTAYNNLLCLAQSNRIPERRVPEVLDLVGLTAVARRKPKGFSMGMGQRLGIAAALLGDPQILMFDEPVNGLDPEGIHWIRNLMKALAGEGRTIFVSSHLMSEMALTADHLIVIGQGKLLADTSMADFIHQNSRSYVRLRSPQREQLRDALHDDGLTAVDAANGTLEVDGATTERIGDLAARHGITLHELSAQRASLEEAFMQMTAASVEYHAHSAPGPQWQKEV; this is encoded by the coding sequence GTGATCGAGCTCGAGGGGCTTACGAAACGATTCGGCAAGAAGACGGCGGTCGACCATCTCTCCTTCCAGGTCCGCCCCGGCGTGGTGACGGGTTTCCTCGGTCCGAACGGGGCGGGCAAGTCGACCACGATGCGGATGGTGCTGGGTCTGGACCACCCGACCAGCGGCACGGTCCGGATCGACGGCAAGCACTACCGGGAGCTCGACGAGCCGCTGAAGTACATCGGCGCCCTGCTGGAGGCACGCGGGCTGCACGGCGGGCGGACCGCGTACAACAACCTGCTGTGCCTGGCGCAGTCCAATCGCATTCCGGAGAGACGGGTCCCGGAGGTGCTGGACCTCGTCGGACTCACGGCCGTGGCCCGGAGGAAACCGAAAGGTTTTTCGATGGGTATGGGTCAGCGGCTGGGAATCGCCGCCGCTCTCCTGGGTGACCCGCAAATCCTTATGTTCGACGAACCCGTCAATGGTCTGGACCCCGAGGGAATTCACTGGATCCGCAATCTGATGAAGGCGCTGGCCGGCGAAGGCCGGACGATCTTCGTTTCCAGCCATCTGATGAGCGAAATGGCCCTCACCGCCGACCACTTGATCGTGATCGGGCAGGGCAAGCTGCTCGCGGACACCTCGATGGCGGATTTCATCCACCAGAACTCCCGCAGTTATGTACGGCTGCGCTCCCCTCAGCGCGAGCAGCTGCGCGACGCGCTCCACGACGACGGGCTCACGGCGGTCGACGCCGCGAACGGCACGCTGGAGGTCGACGGCGCGACGACCGAGCGGATCGGTGACCTGGCGGCCCGCCACGGGATCACGCTGCACGAGCTGAGTGCCCAGCGGGCCTCGCTGGAGGAGGCGTTCATGCAGATGACGGCGGCGTCGGTGGAGTACCACGCCCACTCCGCGCCCGGGCCCCAGTGGCAGAAGGAGGTCTGA
- the rfbB gene encoding dTDP-glucose 4,6-dehydratase: protein MRILVTGGAGFIGSEFVRQLIKGSLALTASQVTVLDKLTYSGVLANLDPVAGMPGYSFVRGDICDPAVVDEVMAGQDAVVHFAAESHVDRSISDAGPFVTTNVLGTQVLLDAARRHGVGRFLHVSTDEVYGSISEGSWPVGQPLAPNSPYAASKAASDMMALAQHRTHGMDVVITRCSNNYGPYQFPEKVIPLFITRLFAGNSVPLYGDGGNVRDWLHVSDHCRGIGLALSHGRAGQVYHLGGGQEMSNLQLVEELLRATGTGWELVERVADRKGHDRRYSLDIGRSREELGYEPLIPFGEGLADTIAWYRDNEYWWEPLLGGAARLAPAG, encoded by the coding sequence ATGCGTATTCTCGTAACCGGCGGAGCCGGATTCATCGGCTCGGAGTTCGTACGCCAATTGATAAAGGGCTCCCTCGCCCTCACCGCTTCACAGGTCACCGTACTGGACAAGCTGACCTATTCCGGAGTCCTCGCCAACCTGGATCCGGTGGCGGGCATGCCGGGCTATTCGTTCGTGCGGGGCGACATCTGCGACCCGGCGGTCGTGGACGAGGTCATGGCGGGGCAGGACGCCGTCGTGCACTTCGCCGCCGAGTCGCACGTGGACAGGTCCATCTCCGACGCCGGGCCGTTCGTCACCACGAACGTGCTCGGCACGCAGGTCCTGCTGGACGCGGCCCGCCGGCACGGCGTGGGGCGGTTCCTGCACGTCTCGACGGACGAGGTGTACGGGTCGATCAGCGAGGGGTCGTGGCCGGTGGGGCAGCCGCTGGCGCCCAACTCGCCGTACGCCGCCTCCAAGGCCGCGTCCGACATGATGGCGCTCGCGCAGCACCGCACACACGGCATGGACGTCGTCATCACGCGCTGCTCGAACAACTACGGCCCTTACCAGTTCCCGGAAAAGGTGATTCCCCTTTTCATCACCCGGCTGTTCGCCGGTAATTCCGTTCCCCTTTACGGAGACGGTGGGAACGTGCGCGACTGGCTCCATGTCAGTGACCATTGCCGGGGAATAGGACTGGCGCTCTCACACGGGCGGGCCGGGCAGGTGTACCACTTGGGCGGCGGTCAGGAGATGAGTAATCTCCAGCTCGTCGAAGAGCTGCTGCGCGCCACCGGAACGGGGTGGGAACTCGTGGAACGGGTGGCCGATCGCAAGGGACACGACCGGCGCTATTCGCTCGACATCGGCAGGAGTCGCGAGGAGCTGGGCTACGAGCCCCTCATCCCCTTCGGCGAGGGGCTCGCCGACACCATCGCCTGGTACCGCGACAACGAATACTGGTGGGAGCCGCTGCTCGGCGGCGCCGCCCGCCTCGCACCGGCCGGATGA
- a CDS encoding ABC transporter permease subunit: MASAPAVLRSEWTKIRTVSSTVWTLASALVVTVAMGAALSALVNETFEEMPEIEQATFDATVVSFSGMLLGQLAMVVFGVLVVGTEYSTGMIRTSLAAVPQRASFLFSKIAVGGALALVVGLVTSFLTFFLGQALLGEHRTGIGEENVLRAVIGGGLYMGLMAVFSMGVAAMLRSTVLSLGILVPFFFLISQILSAVPKAKEVAEYFPDQAGSTIMQVVPGALGSDPAPYSPWGGMGIMALWVVAALAGGYVVLKRRDA, from the coding sequence ATGGCGTCGGCACCCGCGGTCCTCCGGTCGGAGTGGACCAAGATCCGTACGGTCTCCTCGACCGTCTGGACCCTGGCCAGCGCGCTGGTCGTCACCGTCGCCATGGGCGCGGCCCTGTCCGCCCTGGTGAACGAGACCTTCGAGGAGATGCCCGAGATCGAGCAGGCCACCTTCGACGCGACCGTCGTCAGCTTCTCCGGCATGCTGCTGGGCCAGCTGGCGATGGTGGTGTTCGGCGTGCTGGTGGTCGGCACCGAATACAGCACCGGCATGATCCGCACGTCGCTGGCTGCCGTGCCGCAGCGGGCGTCCTTCCTCTTCAGCAAGATCGCGGTCGGCGGGGCGCTGGCCCTCGTCGTGGGTCTGGTGACCAGCTTCCTGACCTTCTTCCTCGGCCAGGCCCTGCTCGGCGAGCACCGCACCGGCATCGGCGAGGAGAACGTGCTGCGCGCGGTGATCGGCGGCGGTCTCTACATGGGCCTGATGGCGGTGTTCTCGATGGGCGTGGCGGCGATGCTGCGCTCGACCGTGCTGTCCCTGGGCATCCTGGTGCCGTTCTTCTTCCTGATCTCCCAGATCCTCTCGGCGGTGCCGAAGGCCAAGGAGGTCGCCGAGTACTTCCCCGACCAGGCCGGCTCCACGATCATGCAGGTGGTCCCGGGGGCGCTGGGCAGCGATCCGGCACCGTACAGCCCGTGGGGCGGCATGGGGATCATGGCGCTGTGGGTGGTGGCGGCCCTGGCCGGCGGGTACGTGGTGCTGAAGCGGCGGGACGCGTAA
- the mce gene encoding methylmalonyl-CoA epimerase has translation MLTRIDHIGIACFDLDTTVEFYRATYGFEVFHTEVNEEQGVREAMLKINETSDGGASYLQLLEPTREDSAVGKWLAKNGEGVHHIAFGTADVDGDAASIRDKGVRVLYDEPRIGSMGSRITFLHPKDCHGVLTELVTSAGTSSAEH, from the coding sequence ATGCTGACGCGAATCGACCACATCGGAATCGCCTGTTTCGACCTCGACACGACCGTCGAGTTCTACCGTGCCACGTATGGCTTCGAGGTGTTCCACACCGAGGTCAACGAGGAGCAGGGGGTGCGCGAGGCCATGCTGAAGATCAACGAGACCTCCGACGGCGGCGCCTCCTACCTCCAGCTCCTGGAGCCGACCCGCGAGGACTCCGCCGTGGGCAAGTGGCTCGCCAAGAACGGCGAGGGCGTCCACCACATCGCCTTCGGCACGGCGGACGTCGACGGGGACGCCGCCTCGATCCGGGACAAGGGCGTGCGCGTGCTGTACGACGAGCCCCGCATCGGCTCCATGGGTTCCCGCATCACCTTCCTCCACCCCAAGGACTGCCACGGCGTCCTCACCGAACTCGTCACCTCCGCCGGGACGTCCTCGGCGGAGCACTGA